A genomic segment from Eulemur rufifrons isolate Redbay chromosome 19, OSU_ERuf_1, whole genome shotgun sequence encodes:
- the ITPRIPL1 gene encoding inositol 1,4,5-trisphosphate receptor-interacting protein-like 1: MAVISLLFLAVMYVVHHPLMVSDRMDLDTLARSRQLEKRMSEEMRQLEREFEERKQAAEQRQKAENFWRGDTSDDQLVLGKKDMGWPFQTDGQEGPLGWMLGNLWHAGLICVFLIFELLRQNMQHEPAFDSSSEEEEEVRVVPITSYNWLTDFPSWEALDSFYKHYVQNAIRDLPSTCEFVESFVDDLIEACRVLSRREAHPQLEDCLGIGAAFEKWGTLHETQKFDILVPIVPPQGTMFVLEMRDAALGRRCGHVLVESECMCKREKLLGDVLCLVHHHRDQSVVSGKCGSSIKAALCTGLHLDVCKTIQWFRTMVGNAWALVAHKYDFKLSLPPSTTSCKLRLDYRSGRFLSIHLVLGVQREDTLVYLLSQAPDQEQLTSVDWPESFAACEHLFLKMVGRFAPENTCHLKCLQIILSLRNHQSLPHGASRPILTSYHFKTALMHLLLRLPLTDWQHNMLSQRLQDILWFLGRGLQQRTLHHFLIGNTFLPLTIPIPKAFRNAEPVNLFQHLVLNPMAHSQAVEEFHNLLTQVKTLPCAPLAAAP, from the coding sequence ATGGCTGTGATAAGCCTGCTGTTCTTGGCAGTAATGTATGTTGTTCACCACCCCTTGATGGTCAGTGACCGGATGGACCTGGACACACTAGCCAGAAGTAGGCAGCTGGAGAAGCGAATGAGCGAGGAGATGCGCCAGTTAGAGAGAGAGTttgaagagagaaagcaagcagCTGAGCAGAGGCAGAAGGCAGAGAACTTCTGGAGAGGAGACACATCCGACGACCAGTTAGTGCTGGGGAAGAAGGACATGGGGTGGCCATTCCAGACCGATGGCCAGGAGGGGCCTCTGGGCTGGATGCTGGGAAACCTGTGGCACGCTGGCCTCATTTGCGTTTTTCTCATCTTTGAGCTCCTACGACAGAACATGCAGCATGAGCCAGCCTTTGATTCcagcagtgaggaggaggaggaagtccgTGTCGTGCCCATCACCTCTTACAACTGGCTCACTGACTTCCCCAGCTGGGAGGCTCTGGACTCCTTTTACAAACATTATGTCCAAAATGCCATCCGTGACCTGCCCAGCACCTGTGAGTTCGTGGAGAGCTTTGTGGATGATCTCATTGAGGCCTGTCGGGTGCTCAGCCGCCGGGAGGCTCACCCACAGTTGGAGGACTGCTTGGGCATCGGGGCTGCCTTTGAGAAATGGGGAACCCTCCATGAGACTCAGAAATTTGATATCCTGGTGCCCATTGTCCCTCCTCAGGGGACTATGTTTGTCCTGGAGATGAGGGATGCGGCCCTAGGCCGCCGCTGTGGCCATGTGTTGGTGGAGTCAGAATGTATGTGCAAGCGCGAGAAACTCCTAGGGGATGTACTGTGCCTGGTGCACCACCACAGGGACCAGTCGGTGGTCTCAGGGAAGTGTGGCAGCTCCATCAAGGCAGCTCTCTGCACTGGCCTCCACCTGGATGTGTGCAAGACCATACAGTGGTTCCGGACAATGGTGGGCAATGCCTGGGCCCTTGTGGCCCACAAATATGACTTTAAACTCAGTCTCCCACCTTCTACCACCTCCTGCAAGCTCAGGCTGGACTATCGCTCAGGCCGCTTTCTTTCAATCCACTTGGTCCTGGGAGTGCAACGGGAAGATACCTTGGTCTACCTCTTGAGTCAGGCTCCTGACCAGGAACAGCTCACCAGTGTAGACTGGCCTGAGTCCTTTGCAGCCTGTGAACACTTGTTCTTGAAGATGGTAGGGCGTTTTGCCCCTGAGAACACCTGTCACCTCAAGTGCCTCCAGATCATTTTAAGTCTCCGGAACCATCAGAGCTTACCCCACGGAGCATCCCGCCCCATCCTCACCTCTTACCACTTCAAAACAGCCCTCATGCACCTGTTGCTACGGCTGCCCCTAACAGACTGGCAGCACAACATGCTCTCTCAGCGGCTCCAGGACATTCTCTGGTTCTTGGGCCGTGGCCTCCAGCAAAGGACCCTCCATCATTTCCTAATTGGTAACACTTTCCTGCCCCTGACCATCCCGATCCCTAAGGCATTTCGGAATGCCGAGCCTGTCAATCTCTTCCAACACCTGGTGCTAAACCCCATGGCACATTCACAGGCAGTGGAAGAGTTTCATAACCTCCTGACCCAGGTAAAAACTCTGCCCTGTGCCCCACTGGCTGCGGCACCTTAA